The genomic segment CACTGGTAGGTATGATGGCCTTCACTGTTTTTTCCCTCAGACAGGGTTAAGGGATCGGACTTTTCAAAGGGCTTGGGCCTCTGGCTTTGAGGTAATCCACCATTTCCTTAACTGTATCGGCGAACCTTTGGCCCTCGCTGGCGCTTATCCACCGGAGCCAGATCCTGTCTTCCTCCAGGCCTAGGTCTCTGAGGATTTCTTTCAAAAGGGCAATGCGACGGCGGGCTTTGTAATTGCCGTTCAGGTAGTGGCAATCGCCTGGATGGCACCCAGCGATAAGGATACCATCGGC from the Anaerolineae bacterium genome contains:
- a CDS encoding hydrogenase iron-sulfur subunit, producing the protein ADGILIAGCHPGDCHYLNGNYKARRRIALLKEILRDLGLEEDRIWLRWISASEGQRFADTVKEMVDYLKARGPSPLKSPIP